The following nucleotide sequence is from Thermostaphylospora chromogena.
CGGCGTTGGTGGTTCGGGAGCGGTGGCCGGGGGTGGGGGTGTTGGTGTTGTCGCAGTATGTGGAGAAGCGGTATGCGGGTGAGTTGATCGGGGCGGGGTCGGGGGGTGTGGGGTATCTGTTGAAGGATCGGGTGGTGGAGGTGGGGGAGTTTTTGGATGCGTTGGAGCGGGTGGGGAGTGGTGGTGCGGCGTTTGATCCGGAGGTGGTGCGGCAGTTGATCGCGCGTACTACGCGTAGGGATCCGTTGGGGCGGTTGACGGCGCGTGAGGGTGAGGTGTTGCGGTTGATGGCGGAGGGGTTGACGAATGCGGCGGTGGCGGAGCGGTTGCATGTGTCGCAGAGTGCGGTGGAGAAGCACGTCAATGCGATCTTTGAGAAGTTGGAGTTGTTCGACACGCCTGGTTACAGTCGCCGCGTTCTGGCGATTTTGCGGTTTTTGGAGCAGTGATCGTCAGCCTTCGAGGGCGTATCGCATGGGGCGGAGTTTGGCTTGGGCTTCGGCGAGTTCGGCGGCGGGGTCGGAGTCGGCCATGATGCCGCAGCCGGCGAACAGGCGGGCGTGGGTGCCGTCGATGTGGCCGCAGCGTAGGGCGATGCCCCATTCGCCGTCGCCGCGGGCGTCGATCCAGCCGACGGGGCCGGCGTAGCGGTCGCGGTCCATGCCTTCGAGTTCGCGGATGAGGGTGAGGGCGGTCGTGGTGGGGGTGCCGCCGACGGCGGCGGTGGGGTGGAGGGCGGCTATGACGTCCAGGGCGGAGGCGCCGTCGGCCAGGCGTCCGGTGATGGGGGTGGCGAAGTGGACGACGTTGGGGAGGGTGAGGAGTTCGGGGTCGCGGGGTGGGGACAGTTCTTTGCAGAGGGGGGCCAGGGCGTCGCGGACGGATTGGACGGCGCAGGCGTGTTCGTGGCGGTCTTTGTCGGAGGTGAGGAGGGCGGCGGTGCGGGCGTCGTCGTCGCTGGGGCTGCTGCCGCGGGAGATGGTGCCGGCCAGGACGAGTGAGTGTACCGAGTCGCCGATGTGGCGGATGAGGAGTTCGGGGGTGGCTCCGACGAGGCCTGCGCAGGAGAAGGTGTAGCACTCGGGGTAGCGCTGGTGGAGGCGGTGCAGGAGCAGGCGGACGTCGATGGGGTGTTCCGCGGTGGCGTTGAGGTCGCGGGCGAGGACGACTTTCTCCAGGTGGCCGGCGTTGATGCGGGTGACGGCGTGGGCGACGGCGCGCTGCCATTGGGGGGCGGTCAGGGCGGCGTCGCTGTAGCGGATGGTGCCGGGGTGGCGGAGGGGGGTGACGGCGGCGGGGGTGGGGTCGCCGATGGTGGTGTACCAGGCGTGGCCGTCGCGGCGGGCGAGGATGGCGCGGGGGATGACGAGGACCGAGCCGGGGGTGTCGGGGTCGAAGGTGAAGGAGCCGAAGGCGAGGGGGCCGGTTCCGGGTTGGCGGACTTCGTCGTGGATGTGGGCGTCGCCGAGGATGTCGGCGAGCCAGTCGCGGGCCCAGGCGAAGCGGTCGGGGCCGGGTGGGACGTTGACGCGGGCGGCCTCGCCCCAGGCGATGATGCCCTCGCCGTGGCGGATCCAGGCGTGGGGGGCGTGCTCGGGGAGGTGGGCGAGCAGGTCGCCGGGGTCGGGTATGGCAACGGTGCGGACCCTGAGGGGTTGGGTCGTGCCCAGCGCGACAACACTCACTCG
It contains:
- a CDS encoding response regulator, translated to MRVVLAEDSTLLREGLARLLVDEGYQVVASVGDGEALLAAVAEWRPDVVVVDVRMPPTHTDEGLRAALVVRERWPGVGVLVLSQYVEKRYAGELIGAGSGGVGYLLKDRVVEVGEFLDALERVGSGGAAFDPEVVRQLIARTTRRDPLGRLTAREGEVLRLMAEGLTNAAVAERLHVSQSAVEKHVNAIFEKLELFDTPGYSRRVLAILRFLEQ
- a CDS encoding isochorismate synthase: MGRVSVVALGTTQPLRVRTVAIPDPGDLLAHLPEHAPHAWIRHGEGIIAWGEAARVNVPPGPDRFAWARDWLADILGDAHIHDEVRQPGTGPLAFGSFTFDPDTPGSVLVIPRAILARRDGHAWYTTIGDPTPAAVTPLRHPGTIRYSDAALTAPQWQRAVAHAVTRINAGHLEKVVLARDLNATAEHPIDVRLLLHRLHQRYPECYTFSCAGLVGATPELLIRHIGDSVHSLVLAGTISRGSSPSDDDARTAALLTSDKDRHEHACAVQSVRDALAPLCKELSPPRDPELLTLPNVVHFATPITGRLADGASALDVIAALHPTAAVGGTPTTTALTLIRELEGMDRDRYAGPVGWIDARGDGEWGIALRCGHIDGTHARLFAGCGIMADSDPAAELAEAQAKLRPMRYALEG